In Brachypodium distachyon strain Bd21 chromosome 2, Brachypodium_distachyon_v3.0, whole genome shotgun sequence, one genomic interval encodes:
- the LOC100822221 gene encoding early nodulin-like protein 1, translating into MAKPESRSCVAWFLVLAMGFTAIVSSEAYVFYAGDHDGWVVDPVESYNHWAERNRFQVGDTIVFNHGESADKVVLLVNEPDFDTCNTRNPVRRLDDRGGRSEFRFDRPGPFFFISGDEDRCQKGKKLYIVVMAVRPHAKAPAMAPVAPGPMWASAPEIAQGPGDDGVSRTSQQAPPPTAGATRLVLGGVVFGAAAAVGILGAFVL; encoded by the exons ATGGCGAAGCCTGAAAGCAGGTCGTGCGTGGCCTGGTTTCTAGTACTTGCAATGGGCTTCACGGCCATAGTTTCGTCGGAGGCGTACGTTTTCTACGCCGGCGACCATGACGGATGGGTCGTCGATCCTGTCGAGAGCTACAACCACTGGGCCGAGCGCAATCGGTTCCAGGTCGGAGACACCATCG TGTTCAACCATGGCGAGAGCGCGGACaaggtggtgctgctggtgaaCGAGCCGGACTTCGACACGTGCAACACGCGCAACCCTGTCCGCCGGCTCGACGACCGGGGCGGCCGCTCGGAGTTCCGTTTCGACCGGCCaggccccttcttcttcatcagcgGTGACGAGGACCGGTGCCAGAAGGGCAAGAAGCTGTACATCGTCGTGATGGCGGTTCGGCCGCATGCGAaggcgccggccatggcacCGGTGGCTCCCGGGCCGATGtgggcgtcggcgccggagatcgcTCAGGGCCCCGGTGACGATGGTGTGTCGCGCACCTCGCAGCAGGCGCCACCGCCAACGGCAGGCGCGACGAGGTTGGTTCTGGGTGGAGTCGTCtttggcgctgctgctgctgttgggaTTCTTGGCGCTTTCGTGCTCTGA